The following proteins are encoded in a genomic region of Nicotiana sylvestris chromosome 4, ASM39365v2, whole genome shotgun sequence:
- the LOC138890335 gene encoding uncharacterized protein: MFPHVHLPLGFKTPKFEKYDGHGDPIAHLKRYCNQLRGADGKEELLMAYFGESLVGIASKWYMDQDMSRWHIWDDLARDFVKQFQYNIDIAPDRNSLTNLKKKSSESFREYAVKWREQASWVKPPMDEVEIVTVFLQAQEADYFQNMMSAMGKPFTKAIKIGEMVENGLKTGRILSQYTIRATSQAIQGGSGGIAKGKKKEETSMAASGVRKYRTPRSLFPERTPQHYYPHQDMAYARHPYTVMNAQSYVRPQQQAYRNQAPFPRNQPPYQNHYNPRPPQNNFPPREPPKRPNFTPIDESYSSLFPKLVQMGLLQPVPQTRQNPASPAYRAGARCAYHSGAEGNDTDDCWTLKRAVENLIEQRKIVLRDEDVPNVTNNPLPAHNNGQVIGMIYEDKEFDPILKAIIVITDAEKKPKATPKQDKGEEKNKITPPKSAKKVEAGIGETPPKDFAIYVDRGHKEK, from the coding sequence atgttccctcatgtgcatctaccattgggattcaaaaccccaaaatttgagaagtatgatgggcacggtgatcctattgctcatctcaagagatattgcaaccAGCTGCGAGGAGCCGATGGAAAGGAAGAACTCCtgatggcctatttcggagaaagtctagTTGGCATCGCATCTaagtggtacatggaccaagataTGTCCCGGTGGCATatctgggatgatcttgctagagatttcgtcaagcagttccagtacaacattgatattgctccagataggaactcattgacaaacttaaagaagaaatcctcagaaagcttccgagagtacgcaGTTAAATGGCGAGAGCAAGCATCTTGGGTAAAACCTCCGATGGATGAGGTCGAAATAGTCACAGTTTTTTTACAAGCTCAGGAAGCcgactacttccaaaatatgatgtctgcTATGGGTAAACCGTTTACTAAAGccatcaagattggcgaaatggttgaaaatgggttgaaaacgggtcggattctaAGCCAATACACTATCAGAGCTActtcccaagccattcagggtgggtctggaggaatagCGAAAGGcaaaaagaaggaagaaacgtCCATGGCAGCGTCAGGCGTAAGAAAATACCGTACTCCCAGATCCCTTTTCCCAGAAAggaccccacaacactattacccccaccaaGACATGGCCTATGCTCGTCATCCATACACGGTCATGAATGCTCAATCTTATGTCCGCCCACAGCAACAAGCCTACCGTAACcaagctccatttcctagaaatcaacctccttaccaaaaccactacaacccccgtcctccacaaaataattttccccCTCGTGAACCACCTAAAAGGCCAAATTTCACACCAATCGACGAATCCTACTCCAGCCTTTTCCCAAAGCTTGTCCAAATGGGTCTGCTACAGCCGGTTCCTCAAACTAGGCAAAACCCAGCATCTCCCGCTTACAGAGCTGGTGCCCGATGCGCCTATCACTCAGGGGCAGAAGGGAACGACACTGATGATTGCTGGACTCTGAAGAGAGCAGTGGAGAATttgatagaacaaaggaagatagtgctaagggatgagGATGTCCCCAATGTGACTAATAACCCACTACCAGCCCACAACAATGGGCAAGTAATCGGGATGATTTATGAGGATAAGGAATTTGACCCAATATTGAAGGCCATCATTGTCATTACTGAcgcagaaaagaaaccaaaagctaCCCCGAAGCAAGACAAAGGGGAGGAAAAGAACAAAATCACCCCTCCAAAATCAGCAAAGAAAGTCGAAGCGGGAATTGGGGAAACGCCTCCTAAAGATTTTGCTATCTATGTCGATCGAGGCCACAAAGAAAAATAG